Proteins encoded in a region of the Suncus etruscus isolate mSunEtr1 chromosome 1, mSunEtr1.pri.cur, whole genome shotgun sequence genome:
- the LOC126012362 gene encoding ubiquitin carboxyl-terminal hydrolase 15-like produces the protein MAEGGAVELDIQRSDIATLLKISLRKGDTWYLVDSRLFKQWKKYVGFDNWDKYQMGDQNVYPGPIDNSGLLKDGDTQSLKEHLIDELDYILLPTEGWNKLVSWYTLMDGQEPIARKVVEQGMFVKHCKVEVYLTELKLCEYGNMNNVVTRRFSKADTIDTIEKEMRNTFIIPDEKETRLWNKYMSNTFEPLNKPDSTIQDAGLYQGQVLVIEQKNEDGTWPRGPSTPKLPPHIKNDDGSSGDLKSADHLLSLSDKNFREEIWSTLMEPKKAWKELNEP, from the exons ATGGCGGAAGGCGGAGCGGTGGAGCTGGACATCCAGCGTTCTGACATCGCGACGCTGCTCAAGATCTCGCTCCGGAAAGGGGATACCTGGTACCTAGTTGATAGTCGCTTGTTCAAACAGTGGAAAAAATATGTTGGCTTTGACAATTGGGACAAGTACCAGATGGGAGATCAAAATGTATATCCTGGACCGATTGATAACTCTGGACTTCTCAAAGATGGTGATACCCAGTCACTTAAGGAACATCTTATTGATGAATTGGATTACATATTATTACCAACCGAGGGCTGGAACAAGCTTGTCAGCTGGTACACATTGATGGACGGTCAAGAACCAATAGCACGAAAGGTGGTTGAACAGGGTATGTTTGTAAAGCACTGCAAAGTAGAAGTATATCTCACAGAACTGAAGCTTTGTGAATATGGCAACATGAATAATGTTGTAACTAGAAGATTTAGCAAAGCTGACACAATAGATACAAttgaaaaggaaatgagaaacaCCTTCATTATTCCAGATGAAAAGGAGACCAGATTGTGGAACAAATACATGAGTAATACATTTGAGCCACTGAATAAACCAGACAGCACTATTCAGGATGCTGGTTTATACCAAGGACAGGTGTTAGTGATAGAACAGAAAAATGAAGATGGAACTTGGCCAAGGGGTCCTTCTACTCCTAA GCTTCCACCACACATAAAGAATGATGATGGCAGCTCTGGTGACCTGAAAAGTGCTGACCACCtacttagcctctcagataagaactttagagaagaaatatggagtacCCTCATGGAaccaaagaaagcatggaaagaACTAAACGaaccataa